From the Natrarchaeobaculum aegyptiacum genome, one window contains:
- the cruF gene encoding bisanhydrobacterioruberin hydratase — protein MTPRPRNRIDRRRLEARLDRLIFDNRITIAITFPLVGVLLLVSGQVGLLPEWLAFNPYLMVAAVTVMALPLIGGLVPLVDRRVAAGLVVLVVFTWAIELTGVHTGYPYGEFQYERPLGPMLLDSIPLFLPVFYFPILLNSYLLATLFLGRRSSLWHQYLLTLTIVITMDLVLDPGAVALEFWGWTDGGSYYDVPVQNYVGWLLSGSAAVFVLTVSLDHDAVVDRLEECDYFLDDLISFGIFWGLVNAYFLNLVPFAIAVVLLATLFRVDWFDFAGLGTGGPGRHSREG, from the coding sequence ATGACACCGCGGCCGCGAAATCGGATCGATCGTCGACGACTCGAGGCTCGTCTCGACCGACTGATCTTCGACAATCGGATCACGATCGCGATCACGTTCCCGCTCGTCGGTGTCCTCTTGCTCGTGAGCGGACAGGTCGGGCTCCTGCCCGAGTGGCTTGCGTTCAACCCGTACCTGATGGTCGCCGCGGTGACGGTGATGGCCCTGCCACTGATCGGCGGGCTCGTACCCCTCGTCGACCGGCGGGTGGCCGCTGGACTCGTCGTCCTCGTCGTCTTTACCTGGGCGATCGAACTCACGGGTGTCCACACCGGCTATCCGTACGGTGAATTCCAGTACGAGCGGCCGCTGGGACCGATGCTCCTCGATTCGATTCCGCTTTTCTTGCCGGTCTTTTACTTCCCCATCCTCCTCAACAGCTACCTGCTCGCGACGTTGTTCCTCGGCCGGCGCTCGTCACTCTGGCACCAGTATCTCCTCACCCTCACCATCGTCATCACCATGGACCTCGTGCTCGACCCGGGTGCCGTCGCTCTCGAGTTCTGGGGCTGGACCGATGGCGGGAGCTACTACGACGTTCCCGTGCAGAACTACGTTGGCTGGCTCCTCTCTGGCTCGGCGGCCGTCTTCGTCCTGACCGTCTCCCTCGACCACGATGCCGTCGTCGATCGACTCGAGGAGTGTGACTACTTCCTCGACGACCTGATCAGCTTCGGCATCTTCTGGGGGCTCGTCAACGCCTACTTCCTCAATCTCGTCCCGTTTGCAATCGCAGTCGTTCTGCTAGCGACGCTCTTTCGAGTCGACTGGTTCGACTTTGCCGGGCTGGGGACCGGTGGGCCGGGTAGACACTCGAGGGAGGGATAG
- a CDS encoding HVO_2901 family zinc finger protein, with protein sequence MHTCRNCNQSFQTELALELHRDTCSAGQLFCQVCGDRFSEAAATEDGWHYACPNDDCEGSGLKEDLYLIEDLRTTTH encoded by the coding sequence ATGCACACCTGTCGCAACTGCAACCAGTCGTTTCAGACGGAGCTGGCACTCGAATTACACCGCGACACCTGTTCGGCTGGTCAACTCTTTTGCCAGGTCTGTGGCGACCGGTTCTCGGAAGCCGCCGCGACCGAGGACGGCTGGCACTACGCCTGCCCGAACGACGACTGCGAGGGGAGTGGACTGAAAGAAGACCTCTATCTGATCGAAGACCTCCGAACGACGACCCACTGA